In the Streptomyces sp. 840.1 genome, one interval contains:
- a CDS encoding potassium channel family protein codes for MSDRTTARSTPALTRWEERAEAPLFVASMLFLLGYAARVLAPRDAEPWRDISLALVGFTWLLFVVDYAVRIRLSGLGHRFVRAHWLDTLVLILPLLRPLRMVQVYTAVQKRRDEPRLSLYARVMSYAGMTSLLLGVSAALAVYRLERDAPGTSIRTFGDAVWWACATLTTVGYGDAVPVTPGGRVVAACLMVCGLALLGAVTGSFSSWLIQSFRREDEKGPPAAG; via the coding sequence ATGAGCGACCGCACCACAGCCCGGTCCACTCCGGCACTGACCCGGTGGGAGGAGCGCGCCGAGGCACCGCTCTTCGTCGCCTCGATGCTGTTCCTGCTCGGCTACGCGGCCCGGGTCCTGGCCCCGCGCGACGCCGAGCCCTGGCGCGACATCTCGCTGGCCCTGGTGGGCTTCACCTGGCTGCTCTTCGTCGTCGACTACGCGGTCAGGATCCGGCTCAGCGGTCTCGGCCACCGCTTCGTCCGGGCGCACTGGCTGGACACGCTGGTGCTCATCCTTCCGCTGCTGCGGCCGCTGCGGATGGTCCAGGTCTACACGGCCGTCCAGAAGCGCCGCGACGAGCCCCGGCTCAGCCTGTACGCACGCGTGATGTCGTACGCCGGAATGACCTCGCTGCTCCTGGGCGTCTCGGCCGCCCTGGCCGTCTACCGCCTGGAGCGCGATGCCCCGGGCACGTCGATCCGGACCTTCGGCGACGCGGTCTGGTGGGCGTGCGCGACGCTCACGACGGTGGGGTACGGGGACGCCGTACCGGTGACACCGGGAGGCCGGGTGGTGGCGGCGTGCCTGATGGTCTGCGGGCTGGCGCTGCTGGGGGCGGTCACGGGCTCGTTCTCGTCGTGGCTGATCCAGTCGTTCCGGCGGGAGGACGAGAAGGGGCCCCCGGCGGCCGGATAG
- a CDS encoding HIT domain-containing protein, with translation MLIGMTSEPEQQIGVGTPDAFQRLWTPHRMAYIQGENKPTGPEAGDGCPFCAIPSMSDEDGLVVARGEQVYAVLNLYPYNGGHLMVVPYRHVADYTELDGPETAELADFTKRAMTALRAASGAHGFNIGMNQGAVAGAGIAAHLHQHLVPRWGGDTNFMPVVGHTKVLPQLLADTRKMLADAWPV, from the coding sequence ATGCTGATCGGCATGACGAGTGAGCCGGAGCAGCAGATCGGAGTGGGGACGCCCGACGCGTTCCAGCGCCTGTGGACGCCCCACCGGATGGCGTACATCCAGGGCGAGAACAAGCCGACCGGTCCGGAGGCCGGCGACGGCTGTCCGTTCTGTGCCATTCCGTCGATGTCGGACGAGGACGGGCTCGTCGTGGCGCGCGGTGAGCAGGTCTACGCCGTGCTGAACCTGTACCCGTACAACGGTGGCCACCTGATGGTGGTGCCCTACCGGCACGTCGCGGACTACACCGAGCTGGACGGCCCGGAGACGGCCGAGCTGGCCGATTTCACCAAGCGGGCGATGACCGCGCTGCGTGCGGCGTCGGGTGCGCACGGTTTCAATATCGGGATGAACCAGGGCGCGGTGGCCGGTGCCGGTATCGCCGCGCACCTGCACCAGCACCTGGTGCCCCGCTGGGGCGGTGACACCAACTTCATGCCGGTGGTGGGCCACACCAAGGTGCTGCCGCAGTTGCTGGCGGACACCCGGAAGATGCTG